In one Mucilaginibacter ginsenosidivorax genomic region, the following are encoded:
- a CDS encoding sensor histidine kinase — translation MNKTTFKISNKIIWLSSFFLGVLTSVPKIAEHHFNPYEALVDSTVTFLFAVFIWYYNIVTLPAYTSRDVANGFSVLRLVKGLFWGIAVMFILACIQQFLLSHLNFGPVMLMFEVRGILVNIMFYMFLNMAYQSYQNQQVGIELERTKSDNLGAQYELLKQQVNPHFLFNSLNTLKYMVESNDEHSVDFILKLSNFYRFTLESRKLDLIKLADELEILDAYIFLLKARFEEGIHLSVNINADYYQSLIPPFTLQLLVENCIKHNVVSVTRPLQIRLYSADGYIAVENEVQLKRTPEASTGMGLENINQRYIHLLNKTISIEAGETLFTIKLPVIS, via the coding sequence ATGAATAAAACAACATTTAAAATATCTAACAAAATAATCTGGTTAAGCTCGTTTTTCCTGGGCGTGCTTACTTCGGTTCCCAAAATTGCCGAGCATCATTTTAACCCGTACGAAGCACTTGTAGATTCAACGGTAACTTTCCTGTTCGCGGTTTTTATATGGTATTATAATATTGTTACGCTGCCGGCATACACCTCGCGCGATGTTGCCAACGGGTTTTCGGTACTACGTTTGGTTAAAGGCTTGTTTTGGGGGATAGCGGTAATGTTTATTTTAGCTTGTATCCAGCAATTTTTGCTCTCTCATCTTAATTTTGGCCCGGTAATGCTCATGTTCGAGGTAAGGGGTATACTGGTGAACATTATGTTTTATATGTTTTTAAACATGGCCTACCAAAGCTATCAAAACCAGCAGGTGGGTATCGAACTGGAGCGCACCAAATCAGACAACCTGGGTGCACAATATGAATTACTTAAACAGCAGGTAAACCCTCACTTTTTATTTAATAGTTTGAATACGTTAAAATATATGGTGGAGAGTAATGATGAGCATTCGGTAGATTTTATTTTAAAGCTTTCGAATTTTTACCGCTTTACCCTCGAAAGCCGCAAGCTCGACCTGATAAAACTTGCCGATGAACTGGAGATACTTGATGCCTACATTTTTTTATTAAAAGCCCGGTTTGAAGAAGGCATCCATCTTTCGGTTAATATTAATGCCGATTACTATCAGTCACTTATCCCTCCTTTTACCTTACAGCTCCTGGTAGAAAACTGTATAAAGCACAATGTGGTATCGGTAACACGCCCCCTGCAAATCCGCCTGTATTCGGCCGATGGCTATATTGCTGTTGAAAACGAGGTTCAGCTTAAAAGAACACCCGAAGCCTCAACGGGCATGGGGCTCGAAAACATTAACCAGCGTTATATTCACCTGCTTAATAAAACCATTAGTATTGAAGCCGGCGAAACTTTATTCACTATTAAACTTCCTGTCATCTCATGA